The following proteins are encoded in a genomic region of Ooceraea biroi isolate clonal line C1 chromosome 14, Obir_v5.4, whole genome shotgun sequence:
- the LOC109610651 gene encoding protein rhomboid-like isoform X1 — MFYPQRVMRQISEISYVGSFKLIRMSTNREGETAVTIPLQYNEAHWKAIFEKYDLDGDGKISLQELKAMIRGPDFCNDIPAAVVHTIMHKVDLDESGYLEYPEFIAMIHRKDMQGIFGHLVQRYVHSVIPQRPTRAMRQTSVGSRYYPQRQFSTIMQAMQAPPSPSSFGDSPQAVMLCSRRSPACYSDMQRLQQQTSTITESSLYSSDYPDGLYEDEYSCRPPAVAMIIISLIEIILFLYDVIKHKSLSVEGPAATLFIYNPHKRYQAWRYLTYMFVHVGVFHLVVNLLVQIMLGIPLEMVHKWWRVLIIYIAGVLAGSLGTSVSDPTVYLAGASGGVYALITAHVATIVMNWSQMEFAVLQLLVFLVVTSVDVGQAVYNRYVLDTNDQIGYVAHLAGAIAGLLVGINILRNLEVQTWEKAVWWASMFTYTGLMTAAILWNILYPSYYE, encoded by the exons ATGTTCTACCCACAGAGAGTAATGCGGCAAATCTCGGAAATTTCCTACGTGGG AAGTTTCAAATTGATAAGAATGTCGACCAATCGAGAGGGCGAGACTGCAGTGACCATCCCGCTGCAGTATAATGAAGCT CATTGGAAAGCTATTTTTGAGAAATATGATCTCGATGGAGACGGGAAAATATCACTGCAAGAGCTGAAGGCGATGATACGTGGCCCAGATTTTTGCAATGATATTCCTGCTGCAGTAGTTCACACAATAATGCATAAGGTAGATCTGGACGAGTCTGGTTACTTGGAGTATCCAGAATTCATAGCAATG ATTCACAGAAAGGACATGCAAGGTATATTTGGACACCTTGTGCAGCGTTATGTACACTCTGTGATACCTCAACGACCGACTCGTGCCATGAGGCAAACTTCCGTGGGCTCGAGGTATTATCCCCAGCGACAATTCAGTACGATAATGCAAGCAATGCAAGCACCTCCTTCCCCTTCGAGCTTCGGCGATTCTCCCCAGGCTGTTATGTTATGTAGCCGACGTAGTCCTGCATGTTATTCTGATATGCAACGTCTGCAGCAACAAACAAGTACAATAACGGAATCTTCTCTCTACTCTAGCGACTATCCAGATGGGCTGTACGAAGATGAGTACAGCTGTCGACCGCCGGCTGTAGCAATGATAATCATATCGCTAATAGAAATCATTTTGTTCTTGTATGACGTGATTAAGCACAAATCTCTTTCTGTAGAAGGCCCGGCAgctacattatttatttataatccgCACAAGAGGTATCAAGCCTGGCGGTATCTAACGTACATGTTTGTGCATGTTGG AGTTTTCCATTTGGTCGTTAATCTATTGGTCCAAATCATGCTGGGCATTCCACTAGAGATGGTTCACAAGTGGTGGAGAGTactgataatatatatagccGGAGTATTGGCTGGATCTCTTGGTACGTCTGTCTCGGACCCGACGGTTTACCTGGCCGGCGCATCGGGCGGTGTGTACGCGTTGATCACTGCTCACGTGGCGACTATCGTAATGAACTGGTCGCAAATGGAATTCGCCGTGCTGCAACTACTGGTGTTCCTCGTTGTCACGAGCGTCGATGTCGGTCAAGCCGTGTACAATCGTTATGTGCTCGACACGAACGACCAGATTGGTTACGTGGCGCACTTGGCCGGCGCCATTGCGGGCCTCCTGGTGGGTATAAACATACTACGAAATCTTGAGGTACAAACTTGGGAGAAAGCTGTCTGGTGGGCCAGCATGTTCACCTATACGGGCCTCATGACTGCCGCTATCTTGTGGAATATCTTGTATCCTTCGTATTACGAATGA
- the LOC109610651 gene encoding rhomboid-related protein 3-like isoform X2, whose product MFYPQRVMRQISEISYVGSFKLIRMSTNREGETAVTIPLQYNEAHWKAIFEKYDLDGDGKISLQELKAMIRGPDFCNDIPAAVVHTIMHKVDLDESGYLEYPEFIAMIHRKDMQGIFGHLVQRYVHSVIPQRPTRAMRQTSVGSSDYPDGLYEDEYSCRPPAVAMIIISLIEIILFLYDVIKHKSLSVEGPAATLFIYNPHKRYQAWRYLTYMFVHVGVFHLVVNLLVQIMLGIPLEMVHKWWRVLIIYIAGVLAGSLGTSVSDPTVYLAGASGGVYALITAHVATIVMNWSQMEFAVLQLLVFLVVTSVDVGQAVYNRYVLDTNDQIGYVAHLAGAIAGLLVGINILRNLEVQTWEKAVWWASMFTYTGLMTAAILWNILYPSYYE is encoded by the exons ATGTTCTACCCACAGAGAGTAATGCGGCAAATCTCGGAAATTTCCTACGTGGG AAGTTTCAAATTGATAAGAATGTCGACCAATCGAGAGGGCGAGACTGCAGTGACCATCCCGCTGCAGTATAATGAAGCT CATTGGAAAGCTATTTTTGAGAAATATGATCTCGATGGAGACGGGAAAATATCACTGCAAGAGCTGAAGGCGATGATACGTGGCCCAGATTTTTGCAATGATATTCCTGCTGCAGTAGTTCACACAATAATGCATAAGGTAGATCTGGACGAGTCTGGTTACTTGGAGTATCCAGAATTCATAGCAATG ATTCACAGAAAGGACATGCAAGGTATATTTGGACACCTTGTGCAGCGTTATGTACACTCTGTGATACCTCAACGACCGACTCGTGCCATGAGGCAAACTTCCGTGGGCTCGAG CGACTATCCAGATGGGCTGTACGAAGATGAGTACAGCTGTCGACCGCCGGCTGTAGCAATGATAATCATATCGCTAATAGAAATCATTTTGTTCTTGTATGACGTGATTAAGCACAAATCTCTTTCTGTAGAAGGCCCGGCAgctacattatttatttataatccgCACAAGAGGTATCAAGCCTGGCGGTATCTAACGTACATGTTTGTGCATGTTGG AGTTTTCCATTTGGTCGTTAATCTATTGGTCCAAATCATGCTGGGCATTCCACTAGAGATGGTTCACAAGTGGTGGAGAGTactgataatatatatagccGGAGTATTGGCTGGATCTCTTGGTACGTCTGTCTCGGACCCGACGGTTTACCTGGCCGGCGCATCGGGCGGTGTGTACGCGTTGATCACTGCTCACGTGGCGACTATCGTAATGAACTGGTCGCAAATGGAATTCGCCGTGCTGCAACTACTGGTGTTCCTCGTTGTCACGAGCGTCGATGTCGGTCAAGCCGTGTACAATCGTTATGTGCTCGACACGAACGACCAGATTGGTTACGTGGCGCACTTGGCCGGCGCCATTGCGGGCCTCCTGGTGGGTATAAACATACTACGAAATCTTGAGGTACAAACTTGGGAGAAAGCTGTCTGGTGGGCCAGCATGTTCACCTATACGGGCCTCATGACTGCCGCTATCTTGTGGAATATCTTGTATCCTTCGTATTACGAATGA
- the LOC109610651 gene encoding rhomboid-related protein 3-like isoform X3 gives MSTNREGETAVTIPLQYNEAHWKAIFEKYDLDGDGKISLQELKAMIRGPDFCNDIPAAVVHTIMHKVDLDESGYLEYPEFIAMIHRKDMQGIFGHLVQRYVHSVIPQRPTRAMRQTSVGSSDYPDGLYEDEYSCRPPAVAMIIISLIEIILFLYDVIKHKSLSVEGPAATLFIYNPHKRYQAWRYLTYMFVHVGVFHLVVNLLVQIMLGIPLEMVHKWWRVLIIYIAGVLAGSLGTSVSDPTVYLAGASGGVYALITAHVATIVMNWSQMEFAVLQLLVFLVVTSVDVGQAVYNRYVLDTNDQIGYVAHLAGAIAGLLVGINILRNLEVQTWEKAVWWASMFTYTGLMTAAILWNILYPSYYE, from the exons ATGTCGACCAATCGAGAGGGCGAGACTGCAGTGACCATCCCGCTGCAGTATAATGAAGCT CATTGGAAAGCTATTTTTGAGAAATATGATCTCGATGGAGACGGGAAAATATCACTGCAAGAGCTGAAGGCGATGATACGTGGCCCAGATTTTTGCAATGATATTCCTGCTGCAGTAGTTCACACAATAATGCATAAGGTAGATCTGGACGAGTCTGGTTACTTGGAGTATCCAGAATTCATAGCAATG ATTCACAGAAAGGACATGCAAGGTATATTTGGACACCTTGTGCAGCGTTATGTACACTCTGTGATACCTCAACGACCGACTCGTGCCATGAGGCAAACTTCCGTGGGCTCGAG CGACTATCCAGATGGGCTGTACGAAGATGAGTACAGCTGTCGACCGCCGGCTGTAGCAATGATAATCATATCGCTAATAGAAATCATTTTGTTCTTGTATGACGTGATTAAGCACAAATCTCTTTCTGTAGAAGGCCCGGCAgctacattatttatttataatccgCACAAGAGGTATCAAGCCTGGCGGTATCTAACGTACATGTTTGTGCATGTTGG AGTTTTCCATTTGGTCGTTAATCTATTGGTCCAAATCATGCTGGGCATTCCACTAGAGATGGTTCACAAGTGGTGGAGAGTactgataatatatatagccGGAGTATTGGCTGGATCTCTTGGTACGTCTGTCTCGGACCCGACGGTTTACCTGGCCGGCGCATCGGGCGGTGTGTACGCGTTGATCACTGCTCACGTGGCGACTATCGTAATGAACTGGTCGCAAATGGAATTCGCCGTGCTGCAACTACTGGTGTTCCTCGTTGTCACGAGCGTCGATGTCGGTCAAGCCGTGTACAATCGTTATGTGCTCGACACGAACGACCAGATTGGTTACGTGGCGCACTTGGCCGGCGCCATTGCGGGCCTCCTGGTGGGTATAAACATACTACGAAATCTTGAGGTACAAACTTGGGAGAAAGCTGTCTGGTGGGCCAGCATGTTCACCTATACGGGCCTCATGACTGCCGCTATCTTGTGGAATATCTTGTATCCTTCGTATTACGAATGA